One region of Vescimonas fastidiosa genomic DNA includes:
- a CDS encoding SDR family NAD(P)-dependent oxidoreductase, whose product MRKTVLITGASGGLGLEFARIYAREGFDLVVVARSEGKLYKLKSELETQYDCHVWVLAQDLSQPDAAYEVFNYTLEKNITIDALVNNAGFGDFGNFWEVDAQRQTDLLQVNIMTLVQLTRYFLPGMVERRHGSVLNLSSVAAFSAGPRMCLYYASKEFVRSFSEAVAEEVRSTGVTVTALCPGPTATGFEQAAQMKNSHMFSMFKPASAAAVAEAGFRAAQKGKTLRYCGWPTHTVSIAARLLPRSVCRRFMMKVNG is encoded by the coding sequence ATGAGAAAAACAGTACTTATCACCGGCGCATCCGGCGGACTGGGTTTGGAGTTTGCCAGAATATACGCAAGAGAGGGTTTTGATCTTGTTGTAGTTGCCCGCAGCGAGGGGAAGCTCTATAAGCTGAAAAGCGAGCTGGAGACGCAGTATGACTGTCATGTATGGGTGCTGGCGCAGGACTTGTCTCAGCCAGACGCCGCCTATGAAGTATTCAATTACACCTTAGAGAAGAATATCACCATTGATGCACTGGTCAACAACGCCGGGTTCGGTGACTTCGGCAACTTCTGGGAGGTGGACGCCCAGCGGCAGACCGATCTCCTGCAAGTCAACATCATGACGCTGGTGCAGCTTACGCGGTATTTTCTGCCCGGTATGGTGGAGCGCAGACATGGCAGTGTGCTGAATCTATCTTCGGTCGCAGCATTCAGTGCCGGGCCGAGGATGTGCCTATACTATGCCTCTAAGGAATTTGTACGCAGCTTCAGCGAAGCCGTTGCCGAGGAGGTGCGCAGTACGGGCGTTACAGTGACTGCGCTTTGCCCCGGCCCAACTGCCACGGGATTTGAACAGGCCGCACAGATGAAAAACTCCCATATGTTCTCCATGTTTAAGCCTGCCAGCGCAGCGGCTGTTGCAGAGGCAGGTTTCCGTGCTGCACAGAAGGGAAAAACTCTTCGCTATTGTGGCTGGCCAACTCACACGGTGAGCATCGCTGCACGGCTGCTGCCAAGAAGTGTGTGCAGAAGATTTATGATGAAGGTCAATGGATAA
- a CDS encoding MBL fold metallo-hydrolase, whose amino-acid sequence MMAEIKIHVFHTGEACVAPDLPFGGEHCSTIKASGAFAKKSERLWLPVSAYLIECSHGKIIFDCGWHRNMSPDGVFDKKAQIKSLGSLPLYVTNQGRIEKGLAIDEQLAALGIHPADLDLVLLSHLDCDHTNGLNLVADAKQILVSKDELLFAENKTPVNRIRYNADWWRSTKMQTFDWNGTEGLAGKSYDVFGDESLVMVNIPGHSKGLCALKITGSDGRFILLLRRWRLRPKIVGAADHIRHCR is encoded by the coding sequence ATGATGGCAGAGATCAAAATTCATGTGTTCCACACCGGCGAGGCATGCGTAGCACCGGATCTGCCCTTTGGCGGCGAGCATTGCAGCACGATCAAGGCATCCGGCGCGTTTGCAAAGAAATCGGAACGGTTGTGGCTGCCTGTGTCAGCCTATCTTATTGAGTGCAGCCACGGGAAGATAATCTTTGACTGCGGATGGCATCGGAATATGAGCCCCGATGGTGTGTTTGATAAAAAAGCGCAGATCAAGTCCCTCGGTTCGCTGCCGCTGTATGTAACAAATCAAGGACGAATTGAAAAAGGCTTAGCCATCGACGAGCAGTTGGCGGCGCTGGGCATTCATCCTGCCGACTTGGATTTGGTGCTGCTGTCCCATCTGGATTGCGACCACACCAACGGTCTGAATCTGGTGGCCGACGCAAAGCAGATCCTTGTGTCGAAAGACGAGCTGCTTTTTGCGGAGAACAAAACGCCCGTCAACCGCATCCGCTACAATGCGGATTGGTGGCGCAGCACGAAAATGCAGACCTTCGACTGGAACGGTACGGAAGGCCTTGCGGGAAAATCCTACGATGTATTTGGGGATGAAAGCCTCGTTATGGTCAATATCCCTGGTCATTCCAAAGGGCTATGTGCGCTAAAGATTACTGGTTCTGACGGGCGGTTCATACTACTTCTACGCCGATGGCGGTTACGCCCGAAAATCGTGGGAGCAGCTGATCACATCCGGCATTGCAGATGA